A stretch of Kazachstania africana CBS 2517 chromosome 7, complete genome DNA encodes these proteins:
- the UTP30 gene encoding Utp30p (similar to Saccharomyces cerevisiae UTP30 (YKR060W); ancestral locus Anc_1.210), with protein sequence MSTTLKLTKSQLSKKSIDSLLSRCAQDSNLQNDKDVQIVINTGKKMDVSKDYIPRIIPLTACKLYKPKDLRILLITKDPSTLYRETISRDDTINDLIKEIISVKNLKRRFRGAKLSTLYKEFDLVVADYRVHHLLPDVLGSRFFHSKKKTPYMIRMSKQLKERRQKMIEECDVSYIRAQLKSICKNTSYIANNDNCLNVKIGEVGRHSSEEMLSNIQDIVRFLTDKKEKPQGGVIKGGINSIFVKTSNSVSLPVYQKDDDLVQEKHFNLEL encoded by the coding sequence ATGTCAACAACTTTGAAGCTAACGAAATCCCAATTATCTAAAAAATCCATTGACTCATTACTCTCACGATGCGCTcaagattcaaatttacaaaatgataaagatgTTCAAATAGTTATAAATACTGGTAAAAAAATGGATGTATCCAAGGATTATATACCTCGTATCATCCCTCTAACTGCATGTAAACTGTATAAACCAAAGGATCTCAGGATATTACTGATAACGAAAGATCCATCTACTCTTTACAGAGAAACCATATCAAGAGATGATACAATAAACGAtttaattaaagaaattataaGCGTGAAAAACTTGAAACGTCGGTTTAGAGGTGCTAAGTTGAGCACTTTATACAAGGAGTTTGATTTGGTCGTTGCAGATTATAGAGTTCACCACCTTTTGCCCGATGTACTTGGAAGTAGATTTTTCCATagtaagaagaagacgcCATATATGATCAGAATGTCTAAACAACTGAAAGAAAGACGtcaaaaaatgatagaaGAATGTGATGTCTCATATATTAGGGCACAATTGAAAAGCATTTGTAAAAACACATCTTATATCgcaaataatgataattgTTTGAATGTCAAAATAGGCGAAGTAGGCAGGCATAGTAGCGAAGAGATGCTCTCTAATATTCAGGATATTGTGAGATTCTTAACCGATAAGAAGGAAAAACCTCAAGGAGGTGTCATCAAGGGTGGGATTAACTCGATTTTTGTCAAGACAAGTAATAGTGTAAGCTTACCAGTTTATCAGAAAGATGACGACTTGGTTCAAGAAAAGCATTTCAATCTTGAATTATGA
- the KTR2 gene encoding mannosyltransferase KTR2 (similar to Saccharomyces cerevisiae YUR1 (YJL139C) and KTR2 (YKR061W); ancestral locus Anc_1.209) — MLIDQLKSRIRGFVYLIICICLVKTFVMYKWANGTFYTDAYYIRRSEEALRANQLLSRRYMLSNVKLSTNSYVKHDTIGPTQLGRFQRENATLLMLVRNEELAGALRAMRSLEDRFNKNYHYDWIFLNDVPFEDIFIETTSAMASGITKYAVVPSSDWSTPNWIDQDLYARQREYMTKIKVLHGESESYRNMCRFYSGFFFRQEVLDNYDYYFRVEPDVEYFCDFSYDPFKIMKEQNKKYGFVISLHEYEDTIPTLWEAVDEYIQEDEGYDIDMENNIFDFIIQEDSISSAKVFDSNSDYNLCHFWTNFEIADLNFFRSDKYLRFFNYLDSKGGFYYERWGDAPIHTIAASLFLRPDEVIHFEQIGYKHSPYFACPSAYSYRLNQRCLCDYAGTGNIHLEAISCLQEWWKWGGGKTFMSNY; from the coding sequence ATGCTAATAGATCAATTGAAGAGCCGTATTCGAGGTTTTGTCTACTTAATCATATGCATTTGTTTAGTTAAGACATTCGTAATGTATAAATGGGCAAATGGTACATTTTATACTGATGCCTACTACATCAGGAGATCTGAAGAAGCTTTAAGAGCGAACCAATTACTTAGTCGTCGCTATATGCTAAGTAATGTGAAATTATCAACTAATTCTTATGTCAAACATGATACAATAGGGCCCACTCAGTTAGGAAGATtccaaagagaaaatgCAACTTTGCTTATGTTAGTAAGGAATGAAGAACTAGCAGGTGCCTTAAGGGCAATGCGTTCTTTAGAAGATagattcaataaaaattatcattatgACTGGATATTCCTAAATGATGTTCCATTTGAAGACATATTCATTGAGACAACATCAGCTATGGCTAGTGGGATCACGAAATATGCCGTCGTCCCTTCCAGTGACTGGAGCACGCCTAACTGGATAGATCAAGATTTGTATGCCAGGCAGAGAGAGTATATGACGAAGATAAAAGTTCTTCATGGAGAATCGGAATCATATAGAAATATGTGTCGTTTCTATTCGGGTTTCTTCTTCAGGCAGGAAGTTTTGGACAATTatgattattatttcaGAGTAGAACCGGATGTAGAATATTTCTGTGACTTTTCCTATGACCCATTtaaaataatgaaagagCAAAACAAAAAGTATGGATTTGTAATTTCCTTACACGAATATGAAGATACTATCCCTACCCTGTGGGAGGCAGTCGATGAATACATACAAGAAGACGAAGGGtatgatattgatatggaaaacaatatttttgattttattatacaAGAAGATTCAATTAGTAGCGCAAAAGTTTTCGATTCCAATTCAGACTACAACCTTTGTCATTTTTGGACAAATTTCGAAATTGCAGACCTGAATTTCTTTCGAAGTGATAAGTACTtgagatttttcaattatttaGATTCGAAAGGTGGATTCTACTACGAAAGATGGGGCGACGCACCTATTCATACAATTGCAGCCTCACTTTTCCTACGGCCAGACGAGGTAATTCATTTTGAACAAATTGGATACAAACATTCTCCTTATTTTGCATGTCCAAGTGCATACTCATATCGACTCAACCAGCGCTGTCTGTGTGATTACGCAGGCACAGGTAATATCCACTTAGAAGCGATTAGTTGTCTACAAGAATGGTGGAAATGGGGAGGTGGTAAAACATTTATGAGCAACTATTAA
- the KAFR0G00610 gene encoding uncharacterized protein, whose product MPTYTFPSSTQSSTLSIVGSSSEASSSGIISSSSEMMSSSAITSSDNPETSSVISSLPDYTTTITSGSSTVTAVVSEYTTTDSAGSMYTATSTPPVNMEPAYGSSTIGGRLSTSINTMPNLSGSSISLPATTSTRAIGGDVLEALNSASASPSTALQSGNPVETSTGLQFATSASVIGYEAGSASVSIKGSVKLLFSSLMILTIVF is encoded by the coding sequence ATGCCTACCTACACTTTCCCCTCCTCTACACAAAGCTCAACTTTATCTATAGTTGGTTCATCGAGTGAAGCAAGCTCCTCAGGGATAATAAGTTCATCAAGTGAAATGATGTCTTCCAGCGCCATAACCTCCTCTGATAATCCAGAAACATCATCTGTGATCAGCTCCTTACCTGATTACACCACTACTATCACTTCTGGCTCTTCCACTGTCACCGCAGTTGTTTCCGAATACACTACGACTGACTCTGCTGGTAGTATGTACACTGCTACCTCAACCCCTCCTGTCAACATGGAGCCTGCATATGGCAGTAGTACGATCGGTGGTAGATTGAGCACTAGTATCAACACTATGCCAAATTTGAGTGGTTCCTCGATATCTTTACCGGCAACGACTAGTACTAGAGCGATTGGTGGAGATGTTCTAGAAGCACTAAATTCTGCGTCTGCTTCTCCTTCTACTGCCTTACAATCTGGAAATCCTGTTGAGACTTCGACTGGCTTGCAATTTGCAACTAGCGCTAGTGTTATTGGCTATGAAGCTGGTTCCGCGTCTGTGAGCATAAAGGGCTCAGTAAAGCTTTTGTTCAGCTctttaatgattttaacCATTGTATTCTAA
- the KAFR0G00620 gene encoding uncharacterized protein: MYYCIRIVVYECQFYSYLYNYGILVTDGSSSLESMGVGVTGNTFYNSGEFFIDGGAIASGYTFSSTNFDNSGLLQFANNAVATLTLGSGTMTNTGTICLEDTEATLDAAVLGDGCIVLNDSGQLTVDPSTYSLGDQTYGLFFSGSYPRCSNTASTAVKVRGFGDSNKIEVNTCVLKPISSVSYDSTTGILTVTASSLLSSTNYYFDVGTGYTSSDFSYLINYVAYFDDPPNSTVPDSCTCGQCPFVLRLQV; encoded by the coding sequence ATGTATTATTGCATCAGGATTGTGGTCTATGAGTGCCAATTTTACAGCTATTTGTACAACTATGGTATCTTAGTTACAGACGGTTCAAGTTCTCTCGAAAGTATGGGCGTTGGCGTAACTGGTAACACTTTTTACAATTCAGGTGAGTTCTTTATTGATGGGGGGGCCATTGCTAGTGGTTACACTTTCAGTAGTACCAATTTCGACAATTCAGGGCTTCTACAATTTGCCAACAATGCTGTAGCAACACTCACACTGGGTTCAGGTACAATGACAAATACAGGTACAATCTGTTTAGAGGATACAGAAGCTACTCTGGATGCTGCTGTGTTAGGTGACGGTTGTATTGTTCTGAATGACTCAGGCCAATTAACAGTGGACCCTTCAACATATTCGCTGGGAGATCAGACGTATGGCCTCTTCTTCAGCGGTAGTTATCCTCGATGCAGCAATACTGCCAGCACAGCAGTAAAAGTCAGAGGTTTTGGTGACAGTAATAAGATAGAAGTAAACACCTGTGTGCTTAAACCCATTTCAAGCGTCTCCTATGACTCTACAACCGGGATACTGACCGTTACCGCAAGTTCGTTGCTAAGTTCAACTAATTATTACTTCGATGTAGGTACCGGTTATACCAGCTCTGACTTTAGTTATTTGATTAACTATGTCGCGTATTTTGATGATCCACCAAACTCTACTGTACCAGACTCATGTACATGTGGACAATGCCCGTTTGTTCTTCGATTACAGGTTTAA
- the RHO4 gene encoding Rho family GTPase RHO4 (similar to Saccharomyces cerevisiae RHO4 (YKR055W); ancestral locus Anc_1.215) has protein sequence MNLETVEEGPQLGDSHGLLGQRGYFNGLPYSESMSTSVDEKSTRRLPYAFDRSLSNVVSYENMKRNNRLADFRVKLVVVGDGAVGKTCLLMSYVQKTFPEDYIPTVFENYVTKIAGPKGKYIELALWDTAGQEEYSRLRPLSYTDVDILMVCYSVDNKVSLQNVRDQWFPEVKHFCGDTPIMLVGLKSDLYAQDNIDDLVDPKEADILAKKLGAFVHIQCSAKTRQNIDDVFSTAITSLLPDDLSSSQKRGGVSLITRKIKRMSTSKKPSLEIVPSDEEITGLERKKKFRTHKCVTF, from the coding sequence ATGAATTTAGAAACGGTGGAAGAAGGGCCACAGCTTGGAGATTCCCATGGGCTACTGGGACAGCGAGGATACTTTAATGGGCTACCGTACAGTGAATCAATGAGCACGTCTGTAGATGAGAAAAGCACAAGAAGACTTCCTTATGCATTTGATCGAAGCTTGTCTAACGTGGTGAGTTACGAGAACATGAAGAGAAATAACAGATTGGCAGATTTTCGTGTCAAGcttgttgttgttggtgATGGAGCTGTTGGTAAGACATGTTTATTAATGTCCTACGTTCAAAAGACATTTCCAGAGGATTATATTCCCACCGTTTTCGAAAATTATGTTACAAAGATAGCAGGTCCAAAGGGGAAATATATAGAACTGGCCCTCTGGGATACCGCAGGCCAAGAAGAATACAGTAGGTTGAGACCGTTATCATACACAGATGTCGACATTCTCATGGTATGTTATTCCGTAGACAACAAAGTTTCTTTGCAAAATGTTCGAGATCAATGGTTTCCTGAAGTGAAGCATTTTTGTGGTGATACACCAATAATGTTGGTAGGTTTAAAGTCCGATTTGTATGCCCAGGATAATATAGACGATCTGGTTGACCCGAAGGAAGCTGATATACTAGCTAAGAAGCTGGGGGCATTTGTACACATACAGTGTTCTGCTAAAACAAGACAAAACATCGACGATGTCTTCAGTACGGCGATCACATCTCTCTTACCTGACGATTTGTCTTCCTCTCAGAAGAGAGGGGGTGTATCACTGAtaacaagaaaaatcaagagAATGTCCACTAGTAAAAAACCCTCACTGGAAATTGTGCCATCCGATGAAGAGATTACTGGTCTagaaaggaagaagaaattcagGACTCACAAGTGCGTCACGttctga
- the TIF1 gene encoding translation initiation factor eIF4A (similar to Saccharomyces cerevisiae TIF2 (YJL138C) and TIF1 (YKR059W); ancestral locus Anc_1.211), which produces MSEGITEVEESQIQTNYDKVVYTFDDMNLDEKLLRGVYGYGFENPSAIQQRAIMPIIESHDVLAQAQSGTGKTGTFSIAALQRIDTSIKAPQALMLAPTRELALQIQKVVMALSFHMDVKVHACIGGTSFVEDAEGLRDAQIVVGTPGRVFDNIQRRKFKTDNIKMFILDEADEMLSSGFKEQIYQIFTMLPPTTQVVLLSATMPSDVLEVTTKFMRNPVRILVKKDELTLEGIKQFYVNVEEEQYKYECLTDLYDSISVTQAVIFCNTRRKVEELTQKLTADNFTVSSIYSDLPQQERDTIMKEFRSGSSRILISTDLLARGIDVQQVSLVINYDLPTNKENYIHRIGRGGRFGRKGVAINFVVNEDVGAMREIEKFYSTQIEELPSDIGSLFA; this is translated from the coding sequence ATGTCTGAAGGTATTACTGAAGTTGAAGAATCCCAAATCCAAACCAACTACGACAAGGTTGTCTACACTTTCGATGACATGAACTTAGATGAAAAACTTTTAAGAGGTGTCTACGGTTACGGTTTCGAAAACCCATCTGCTATTCAACAACGTGCTATCATGCCAATTATTGAAAGCCATGATGTTTTAGCTCAAGCTCAATCTGGTACTGGTAAGACCGGTACTTTCTCCATCGCTGCTTTACAAAGAATTGACACTTCTATTAAAGCTCCACAAGCTTTAATGTTAGCTCCAACCAGAGAATTAGCTTTACAAATACAAAAGGTTGTTATGGCTTTATCCTTCCACATGGACGTTAAGGTCCACGCTTGTATTGGTGGTACTTCTTTCGTTGAAGATGCTGAAGGCTTAAGAGACGCCCAAATCGTCGTTGGTACCCCAGGTAGAGTTTTCGATAACatacaaagaagaaagttcaAGACCGACAACATCAAGATGTTCATCTTAGATGAAGCCGATGAAATGTTATCCTCTGGTTTCAAGGAAcaaatttaccaaattttcaCCATGTTACCACCAACTACCCAAGTCGTCTTATTATCTGCTACTATGCCAAGTGACGTCTTAGAAGTTACCACTAAGTTCATGAGAAACCCAGTCAGAATTTTAGTCAAGAAGGACGAATTAACTTTAGAAGGTATCAAACAATTCTACGTTAACGTTGAAGAAGAGCAATACAAATACGAATGTTTAACTGATTTATACGATTCTATCTCCGTTACCCAAGCCGTCATTTTCTGTAACACCAGAAGAAAGGTCGAAGAATTAACTCAAAAGTTAACTGCTGATAACTTCACCGTTTCCTCAATCTACTCTGACTTACCACAACAAGAAAGAGACACCATCATGAAGGAATTTAGAAGTGGTTCTTCCAGAATCCTGATCTCTACTGATTTATTAGCTAGAGGTATCGATGTTCAACAAGTTTCTTTAGTTATCAACTACGATCTACCAACTAACAAAGAAAACTATATTCACAGAATTGGTAGAGGTGGTCGTTTCGGTAGAAAGGGTGTTGCCATCAACTTCGTTGTTAACGAAGATGTTGGTGCTATGAGAGAAATCGAAAAGTTCTACTCTACTCAAATCGAAGAATTACCATCCGATATTGGTTCTCTATTTGCTTAA
- the TRM2 gene encoding tRNA (uracil(54)-C(5))-methyltransferase (similar to Saccharomyces cerevisiae TRM2 (YKR056W); ancestral locus Anc_1.214) codes for MFLIGRNSFRFIAFPSLARAVAYSSVSTRRLIMSESNSETIKRPAASTAAPQQVRVKKPKLKKYKAKKVDATSPLGVLQFEIQDLLKENNLKQEQVENDVSAILNDFSKDENSITSTFHRKVNDVRILKLTSGGDGMALINNPVDSEKKQIVIVPFGLPGDLVNIKVFKTHPLYVESDLLDVIEKSPMRRDELIRDRYFGKSSASQFDFLDYKEQLKLKRETIVNAYKHFAPRLVTEKLLPQVDDTVASPLEYSYRTKITPHFDVPRKVKVLEYRPPLGFSQKGRPTWRKEALEVGGNGSILDIEESSLATEILNIGLRNERRRFEREFSKYKKGATILLRENTIILNPSRKVKEQLKEGSRDENGEISYIEVEDKEHNVKLAKTCVTNPRQIVTEYVDGYTFKFTAGEFFQNNNSILPIVTKFVRDNLQIPNSKETEPRYLVDAYCGSGLFSICSSKGVDKVTGVEISADSVSFAVKNAEANGIKNCNFIVGKAEKLFESIDTPNDRTSVILDPPRKGCDEVFMKQLAEYYPARIVYISCNVHSQARDIEFFLKETEKGAHYKIESLRGFDFFPQTHHVESVCVLSRV; via the coding sequence ATGTTTCTTATTGGAAGGAATTCATTTAGATTCATAGCTTTCCCATCACTTGCAAGAGCTGTCGCATATTCTAGCGTATCTACTAGACGGCTTATCATGTCAGAAAGTAACAGCGAAACGATCAAGAGACCTGCTGCCTCCACTGCTGCTCCACAACAGGTTAGAGTGAAAAaaccaaaattgaaaaaatataaggCTAAGAAGGTTGATGCAACATCCCCTCTAGGTGTActacaatttgaaattcaagatttATTGAAGGAAAACAATTTAAAGCAAGAACaagttgaaaatgatgtttCTGCCATATTAAATGATTTCTCTAAGGATGAAAACTCCATTACCAGTACTTTCCATCGTAAAGTAAACGACGTTAGGATCCTAAAATTGACTTCTGGCGGGGACGGTATGGCACTCATCAATAATCCAGTTGATAGCGAGAAAAAACAGATTGTCATTGTTCCTTTTGGGTTACCTGGTGATTTGGTTAATATTAAAGTTTTCAAGACACATCCACTGTATGTTGAAAGCGATTTATTAGAcgttattgaaaaatctcCCATGAGAAGGGACGAATTAATTAGAGACAGATATTTTGGGAAATCATCAGCAAGTCAATTCGATTTTCTTGATTACaaagaacaattaaaattgaagagaGAAACTATCGTTAATGCTTATAAACATTTTGCACCAAGACTAGTCACTGAGAAATTATTACCACAGGTAGATGACACAGTTGCCTCGCCCCTGGAGTACAGTTACAGAACAAAGATTACGCCCCATTTTGATGTGCCAAGGAAAGTGAAAGTATTGGAATATAGACCGCCATTAGGCTTCAGTCAAAAGGGAAGACCGACTTGGAGAAAGGAAGCTTTGGAAGTCGGCGGTAATGGTTCGATACTAGACATTGAAGAGTCCTCACTAGCTACTGAAATTCTGAATATTGGGttaagaaatgaaagaagaagatttgaaagagaattttcaaagtatAAGAAAGGTGCGACCATTCTGTTAAGAGAAAACACTATTATATTAAATCCTTCCAGAAAAGTTAAAgaacaattgaaagaaggTTCAAGAGACGAAAATGGTGAAATCAGTTATATTGAAGTAGAGGACAAAGAACATAACGTCAAGTTGGCCAAGACCTGTGTTACAAATCCAAGGCAAATTGTCACTGAATATGTTGATGGATACACTTTCAAGTTCACTGCAGGtgaatttttccaaaacaACAATTCAATATTACCTATAGTGACCAAGTTCGTTAGagataatttacaaattcCAAATTCTAAAGAGACCGAACCACGTTATTTAGTCGATGCATACTGTGGCTCTGGATTATTCAGTATTTGTAGTTCTAAAGGTGTAGACAAGGTTACTGGTGTTGAAATATCCGCAGACAGTGTATCATTTGCAGTAAAGAATGCAGAAGCCAACGGCATTAAGAACTGTAATTTTATCGTAGGTAAAGCTGAAAAGCTATTTGAATCTATCGATACTCCAAATGATAGGACAAGCGTTATACTAGATCCACCAAGAAAAGGTTGTGATGAGGTTTTCATGAAACAATTAGCCGAATACTATCCAGCAAGAATTGTTTACATTTCTTGTAATGTTCATTCTCAAGCGAGAGAtatcgaatttttcttgaaagagACGGAAAAGGGTGCCCATTATAAGATTGAAAGTTTAAGAGGTTTCGATTTCTTCCCACAAACACATCATGTTGAAAGTGTCTGCGTCTTAAGTAGAGTGTGA
- the GLG1 gene encoding glycogenin glucosyltransferase GLG1 (similar to Saccharomyces cerevisiae GLG2 (YJL137C) and GLG1 (YKR058W); ancestral locus Anc_1.212), whose translation MSKKLAIATLLYSGSYLPGVFTLGYQLRKIVRDARIELILLVSKELYDTTLSDSAKELLHSLYSDIIEVEPLNDHDAVIRNNAANLRLLSRPELAFTLVKTRLWEQTQYDQILYLDADTLPLNDEILNLFDTMHNQTELQIAASPDIGWPDMFNSGVMVLVPNIAIFEALHIFAISNVSIDGADQGILNQFFNQNCRDTSKDGLDSRNWVVLPFLYNVTTPNDGYQSSPAMQFFKDKVKLIHFIGTHKPWKKWVYRHADGKEYVKRWNGLYEEFQKEYGLVQKFNNLSTVVDQKQTPEVESRSDNSQHNYGAVIEASEKQYSNTTADEEEIMEQEESVPEYIETMPEHTERASERIETKQYVAPETPTFIPLDFKEWLTTFINKENFVPEQEVHNEYTEQQPQTAPDEHVAFFEKVEKIENPIPVEENEEEEEIEEQPEGFTVEETCLNDIGYQEPQVYVDENNVEDLVTEEAMDDTVIELPNFRFDWEDGNYLKNVERSFPDDIFEYEIEEESVKVVDKDDEPMKQEITKEEKEDDGENNGDVKEQEAKSTKQPVASSSQLLHPVIVQKTEPSKAKTYFPKRTNNVSYADVDEDEDDGKDNEERYSNFTVPLDELQELDRIQPSHNSKY comes from the coding sequence ATGTCGAAGAAACTGGCCATTGCCACTTTACTCTATTCTGGGAGTTACTTGCCTGGTGTTTTCACATTAGGGTACCAGTTGAGAAAGATAGTTAGGGATGCAAGAATAGAGCTGATATTACTCGTTAGCAAGGAATTGTACGACACTACTCTCAGTGATTCTGCTAAGGAGCTATTACACTCTCTATATTCTGATATCATTGAAGTGGAACCGTTGAACGATCATGACGCTGTCATTAGAAATAACGCGGCCAATTTGAGGTTATTGAGTAGACCAGAACTAGCATTCACATTAGTCAAGACAAGATTATGGGAACAGACGCAATACGATCAGATTCTCTATTTGGATGCAGATACGTTACCATTAAATGACGAAATTcttaatttatttgatacaATGCATAACCAAACGGAATTACAAATTGCTGCTTCGCCGGATATCGGTTGGCCAGATATGTTTAATAGTGGTGTAATGGTACTGGTCCCAAACATTGCTATTTTTGAAGCATTGCATATCTTTGCAATTAGTAATGTATCCATTGATGGTGCTGATCAAGGTATCTTgaaccaatttttcaatcaaaattgCAGGGACACGTCTAAAGACGGACTCgattcaagaaattggGTCGTATTACCATTTCTCTATAATGTTACTACACCAAATGATGGATATCAATCTTCTCCTGCTatgcaatttttcaaagataaggttaaattgattcattttATCGGGACACATAAACCATGGAAGAAGTGGGTTTATAGACATGCAGACGGGAAAGAGTACGTCAAAAGATGGAATGGTTTATATGAGGAATTCCAGAAAGAGTATGGTCTAGTACAGAAgttcaataatttatcCACTGTAGTCGATCAAAAACAAACACCCGAGGTAGAGTCACGATCTGATAACTCTCAGCATAATTATGGAGCTGTGATAGAAGCTTCAGAGAAGCAATATTCAAATACTACAGCtgatgaagaggaaataatggaacaagaagaatcaGTACCAGAGTATATTGAAACAATGCCAGAGCATACTGAAAGAGCGTCGGAGCGTATTGAAACAAAGCAATATGTAGCTCCAGAAACCCCAACATTTATACCGTTAGATTTTAAAGAATGGTTGACGacatttatcaataaagaaaatttcgtGCCAGAGCAAGAGGTACACAATGAATATACAGAACAACAGCCACAAACCGCTCCTGATGAACATGTAGCGTTTTTTGAGAAAGTAGAAAAGATTGAGAATCCAATTCCCGTCGAAgaaaatgaggaagaagaagaaatagaagaGCAACCGGAAGGTTTTACCGTAGAAGAAACCTGCCTGAACGATATTGGCTATCAAGAACCTCAGGTCTATGTCGATGAAAACAACGTAGAGGACCTTGTAACTGAGGAAGCTATGGATGATACCGTAATTGAATTGCCAAATTTCAGATTTGATTGGGAAGATGGTAATTATCTAAAAAACGTGGAAAGAAGCTTTCctgatgatatttttgaatatgaaatcgaagaagaaagtgtGAAGGTAGTGGATAAGGATGATGAGCCAATGAAACAAGAAATCacaaaggaagaaaaggaagatgaCGGGGAAAATAACGGCGACgtaaaagaacaagaagctAAAAGCACAAAACAGCCTGTCGCATCATCTTCACAGCTCTTGCACCCAGTGATTGTACAGAAGACCGAACCTTCAAAAGCCAAGACTTACTTCCCTAAACGTACAAATAACGTCTCCTATGCGGACGTTGATGAGGACGAGGACGACGGCAAAGACAATGAAGAAAGGTATAGCAACTTTACAGTCCCGCTCGATGAACTACAAGAATTAGACAGAATACAACCCTCGCATAACAGTAAATACTAG